The window TTGGCAATCCTGCCATAGTCTGATCCTTAAATAGATAAGCTGATGCAAACTTGCCAAAAGACTTTTTGCGCCTCACTGAATTGCACAACATCAATTGGCATTTCCTGTCAGTGCAATAACATATGGAAAGGGCCTATCTTGGCTTATCACAGAAACCCAGTCAGTACCTGCAGAGTAAATatcaaggactcagctacacagctgcaaataaaacgttttaagtgtgttgtaaagtgcaatatacaaatgtgacactagatgatgatggtgagctatggcaaattcagtgtatttttcataacctttttttttttaagcatttcagcacatttttgtgtatgtgtgtgcagatTCCACTTTTGGTGCCAGTGAATTCCAATCCACTCAGTTATTGCTTAAACTTTCTCTGCGCAGGCATCAACAGCACAACTTTAGGTGTTTAGGTGTTAGTAACAGGAGAGGAAGGACAGTAGGAATGAAACACAAAGAAGAAAGTTTATAGAGAAAGTTTTTACTTACATTAGTCGGaaagacaaaaggaaaggaaaagaagatagTGCACATGAAGGAAGAACTGGCACTGGCAAAAAGGAATTCTGAAAGAAATTAGAAAATGTCTTAGGTTTGCCTTCCTTCCTGAGAATACAATTAGGCTACCTTGGCCCACTTCAGTAGAGGATAATGCAAGGACTCGCCATTCCTCAAGCCACTCTCAACTAAAAAAAGCACCATTTCCACTTCTGTCAGCATCGTGCTCAGTTCAGAAGCAGTAGCGCCAATATTGCTGCAGGACCATGGAAGACAACCATGTACTCTCTGATACAACCTCCAGCATCAGTGCTGCACTCCTGATCCAGAGGTATATCACAGATGACTGTCATAATCTGAACAGGGCACCATTCAGCACAGCAACAGAGTTCCTTGGGCTATAATCCACTGCTGCACCTGACAGCCAGATATCCCCTGCTGATTTGCTTTCCAATTTTAACACTAATGCAACTCTTGCTGCCACCACGGTATATTTCATACTGCCTAATCACCACTGAACTAGGGACAGCCCCAACAGCACTCAGAATGATGACTAGCTAAGTGCTTTAAGCAAAAGAGTAAGAGATTTATTTAGgtttttttgcaatatttttCGAATGCTATGTTTCCCCATCCTGCTGCTACAAGTAAGGGGCCATATAAGAGAGGAgggtaaataaatgttttaattgttgaAAACACCAGGAAGGCTCACTCACTTACCTGACAGGTTTGTTTTCTTGATCGGTGTCTCGGAAGCCCATCTCTTCCAATTTGCACCGCCGGTACAGTTCATAGTGGCGCATGTGAGTCTGCTCTCTCAAGTCTTCCATATTTGTACAAATCAGCATCTCCCGAAGTTTCACAAAATCACAATGGTTCTCATTTTCCACTAATGAAACAAAATAAGATATTACCTTGCATACCTTTCGCATTTACTATGCAATGTTTCCAAAACAGTACTTGCGCAAGTACTTCCTATTTCAGTACCTTGCACTATGCCCCAAGGATACTGGCGAGCTTTTACTATTTTGTTTCCAATTTTGACTTCTTCTGTACTCCCCACTACGGCAAATGGCAGATGTCCCTGTGAAACAGAGTAAATAAAGGTGCATTGCTATCAGCTCAATAGATATATTAAAAAGTACAATATAAACAATAACATATACCCTAATTACATGAAAGATAACTGCACCGTTTAAGAACATGGAAGTGTCTCTGTGAAATACAGAAATAGTTCAGAATTTAAGCAGCAGTTAAATACCATTGGGGGGGaaatagggtttgtttgtttttaacattccTGCCCTAGTTTCAAGATGTCAGTCTTTGCAACCAATATAGTGCCATGTCCCACTCAAAAGAATTTTCCTCAGGGTCCATTTTTTATCACTATCCCTTGTCTGAGTGAGATGTATCCACTATAGCTATAATGGCAAACAATTGTCAGTACTGATTTGTTTGAATATGTTGTTGTGGGGTCAGTGAAGTACTTACATTCATGCTGGCATTAATTTTGGCAATGCTCTCATCATCTGTTGGAAACTGGTATATCTGGACTCCATTACTGACCAGCTCACTCATGATTTTGATCTTAAATTTCTGCAGTTCAGATTTAGAGATTGTATCTGCTTTGGCTATAAGTGGAATAATGTTCACCtatttaaagaagaaagaagtaTGTGGTTGTGATATACGTTCTTGTCAAATTCCTGAATGTAATTTCTTAGACACAAATTATCATAATCACTGAATAGGCTCTTACAAGAAGATACTCGGTTACTGACTCAACCAAGTAGCCTCTTCAATACTACAAGCTGCTTCAGAGAAAGCTCAAGCAAAGAACTTATAGTTTTCATTTATCTGAAGTGTCATTTGGACCTTGATCCACATTAACTAAAACCATACATTCAGCATTGTTAAAGAAGACATTAAAAATTATACCCATTTTACCAGAAATTAGACTAAAACTTTACCTGTTAATAATGAGCTATCCAAAAGGATGAACATAAAAAAATGACAGCAATtcagtaattttttaaaacttttttttttttactaaggaATCTGTTTACTTTTCAGAGGGAAAGGCGAGGTCTTAGTTATATTATGCTTTATGTTTAATGAACTACCTAACAAAACAGTAATGATCTTCACAAAGGGTCCTTTGCTAGCAATTTGCACTCCAGTAAAATGCTCTGCAACTTTTAAATAAATTCCTTATCTCTGGAAGTGTTTGCTCTTTTGCCTCCTGATTTACAAGTCAAAATTATCTTGAGCTTCTAAATAAATGCTGGCAATCATAACCAATTTCAAATGCTTGATATAAGACGAATCCTagctttcctgcctgcctgccatccGGTTAGTGTTATAGGAATGACTATTTATATTGCTGCTTGTATAATGTTTCTTTTGTGCTTGCTCCACATTTCTAGATGTTTTCCTCTGACTCAGCTACAAGCTAAAAAAGAAATCTGATCTACGTCtttcacactttttttaaaaaaaaacctgacttccTAGCTAATTAGATGAGTCACTGGTGAAGCCTCGATTAAACCCTCTCCAGCTACTCTCATTGAGAAATATAAGTGGAAGAGTTAAGAAAATGAGCAAAATGGTTGGGCAAAATTGTGGGACCTGGGTAGAGTTATGGTCTAGTGAAGGGGACAGAGTCAGATTGAAAACCACTTTGTTTGTGTCCCTCTCCAGTTCCTTGTTCAAGTAAGACCACTCCTACAATTCCTCTGGTTGCTACCAATGGGCATTCTCCTGACAATTTAGGCTAATGATAAAGCATTCCTCTTTGAGGCATTTACCTACCTTGAGTTCCACAATTCATGATGATACATTGCCGTTTTAGAAAGGTCATTGCTTTAAATAGAACTGGCTGAACCTGTGATTTAATTATTTAAACATGTTCTtggattttaaattaattttacaCTCCCTCTGAGGAGTACTTCTTTTAGTTAATTGTACTtgcatctccaaaaaaaaaaagtatgaaaggctgttattttatttaacatcTTGCGCAACGAAATGGCAGAGGAAAGGCTGCTGAACTAAATCCCAAATGGGTTAATGTAAAGCCTCACCCTCAGAAGTCAAAATGTTTACCTAGCCCATATCAACATAAATCTAAAATCTGAAATAGTCTAGTTTGAATTAGCTACAGTTCAACAATGTCATGAACTTCTCTGTAAATAAAGAGCTACAAACCCCAGCTGCACATATGCAGGAGCAGAACTGACTCACTGTTGGCAATGGTGTAAAAAAAACACGCTACGTGCTTACACAGCTCCATCTGCCATCGCTGGCAGTGACAGTTCCATACACACATGCGGCTTGGGTTGACAGCCATAACCAAGGACGTGGATCATAAAAATCTAGATGTTTTGACCCATAATAGGGCTTCATTGGAAAATGCAGCAAGTCAGCAGGTCATGCGCTCTATAGAACTGAgccacctaaacattttgttcaCCTTTCATTAAGATGATATGCACAGACCTTAACTATACACAAACTATTCTTTTATCTGAAATGATAACTGTGAAAAATTGTTTAAACATCCATCCTGGAGAGTTGATATGAATTCCAATTGCCTGATAAATCTGTTTTAATTTCATTTGATTTTAGAGATCACGtttccacacacaaaacccaGCAACTGctttggcaaacaaacaaacaacaaaacccagCAACTGTTTAGGCAAAGTCTActgttcctgttttctttttaacatgTGACTCCTAAAATGAGATAAAATTAAATCTAGAGTTGGGATTTCTAATAACCAGAAAATAAACATGCAATTGGTCGCAACTAACTAGCTTGCTGGTACCAGCTGCTACAGTTTATTTCCTACATTCCTCGCTGTCTTACTGATTATGAAGTGCAATTGCAAGAAGCTATAAAAAGAGCAGGACAAGTATCTTGAAATGCTGCCTTTGTTTTTCAGTACAATTTATCTCCACAACATTTTTAGAGGAGCCGCGATCAGTATATTAGCACTTTTAGAAGCAGTTTCTATCgtctgtcatatatatatatatatatatatatatatatatatatatatatatatatatatatataaactgtatTCTCATCTGGCAGATTCTTAGATGCATTTTTCAGACTACCGGGTATATACATGTCAGGGTCTATACTGAAATATCAATATGAGCTATAGTCATAGATTTTTAAGAAGCAGTAATAACAAGGATGTAAAAAGCCCACATTTCCTGATGTGCTAAATTAATATAAAGTAAGTTCAAAGCAATGTATAGTAAGCCCGCAACTTAGACAAGGGTTAAATTCCGGGGATCATGTCTAAGGCCAAAATCAtctagtcaaaacacattgggtgcaatagcgggtgggattgccaaagttcgctcccattttgattttttaaaacattttgccaAGCGCGTAATGCTAAATGAGCACAAGTTAATTGCACGTAAGTTATGGGCTTACTGTACATACTTCTCCTTAAGCTAGCCTTTCTTAACCATACCTTGTAGTTGCTGTCTTTTGACTGTTTTGTCCCTATAGGTAGGTTAGTAGACCTTTCCCTACTAAAAAAAAGTTCCCCTATATTTCTGTCACTTCCCCAAGAATAGGCCTAGAGCATGAAATCACCAAACAGGTGACCAAAACCAGGTTTCTAGTCAGGGAGAGGTAAGAGTGCATAGATATTTCATCGCATCTAGTCACCGATTTCACCTCAGGCATTGTTGCCTCTCTACAACTCTGTTACGAAGCTCTATAATCCCTTTGCTTGTTCAAAGGCAAAAATAACTTTATCCTGAATTTTCTTCAAagtaaaaggcttttaaaaactgaacatGACGAACAATATTTAAGTAAACTTTGGACAGGGGAAAGGCTTACTCAATTTCACTTAAGCAATGCTTATTTTTATTGAAACCTTTATTCGTCTTTGACAACAATATAAGAAAAGACTGGATTGCAGTTAAAATGGCATGTTAAATGTATTTTCATAATGcagctatattttttaaaagccccctGTGAATACTCTAAGAGTTCAGCTGCAAGAAAGATTATTGCTATTTTCCCCCCCTAAAGCTGGCTTTAACATCTTACCTTGCTATCAAGATTTTTCATGGTTAATAAATCAAGACTTTTGAGGGAATGCCCTGTGGGTGAAATAAAGTAGAGGCACACGTGGATGCGAGTGTCATGGTAATTATATAAGGAGCGTTTAATTTTCAGCTCTTCCTGGAGGTAAGACTCAAACTGTGCATCTATGTAATCCACTATTGGCTGGTAGCtggaaagaagaggggaaataTAATATTAGAAGAGAGAGATAAAGTTTCACTCTAATACATGAGCCCATGTGCCCATTTGCCCACAGAAGACTTCACTGGGGCCCTCAGGGTCCCCTATCCCACAACAGctaaaattaggcttgaaagagcATTCTACTGTCACCAGTAGAATAGGTTGTGATATGTACTTGGTTGTGGTgtttgtggtgcccacaacagtttctcaaTTTGCAAATGGGCCCATGCACCCCAAAAAGTTGTTGGCCCCTGCTATGCACAAGCTGTCAAAGGCATAATAAAACAGCAGTGGCATTAACTCAGCCACACTTTTAGTCAGTTCTTCTCTATATTGGTTGCTCAGAGTAATAATATTCTAATCATGAGGGCATCTtatcataaataaaaaataacaagggCACGGCCACAGAAATCCACGCATTTTGGCTAGGCTTGGCAGACTATCCTGGTTCAGGTGTTGCCATAACGCTGTCTCAGAAGGACTGGGTGTTGCGCTGACATCACATAGCACCGAGCCTGAGAGGTGCTTTCCTCCCAAGTTCAAAGTCAGTGGTCATCCCATGTTGTGTGGTGGGCAGCACGAGCTGCTCATGTACTCATCGCTGCCTAGCACTGGCAGAtgctgggaggaggaagaggaagcagaagaggACACGGGATCTCCATGCAGTGCAGCATTTCAGAAAGCACCTTTGAAGCGCAGCACCACATAAATGACCCCCCACATTCTTCCTGAACTTAGAGCTGTGTCAAGGACTCCGCTGCTGCTTCCTCGCCATCATCCCTCATCCATCACCCCAGCTCCCAGACTGCTATTACAGCCACTTCTCCCCTTCTTGCCACTTACAGTGAGAAACAAGCTCCTGCTTCTACCTCTTCCCTCTTCAGTCTCTGAGCATTAGGCAAAGCTCCTACTGCTGCTGATCATACAGCACATAACCCTGTCGCAATCAGCTCTGGCTGGAAGGGGTGGGGATGCTTTGGAAGAGCCCAGTGCTTGTTCACACGCAACCGATGCTTAGCGTTGAAAAATGCCAGGAGGTGAGGGAAGCTGGTCAGCACCAGTTGGGGCTGAGAATGGGTTAAATGGGAGCTGGAAAGAGACAGGAGCACACAAATTTGACAAGGGGTGGCCTTTCACATTGTGGTGACCGAGACGAAACGGGAAGGTGCCACCCTGCACACATTGCCCCTGCCGAAGCCTCACATATTGGGGTTGCGCAACTGCAGCTTCCAAGCTCTGGTGAGATTTCCAAGGGCCACCATGCAATTTCACAGGAATCCCATGAGATCCCGCTGGAAACCACCGCGGCTGCTTCTCCTCGCTTTGGCGGCAGATGCCCCTTGGATTCTGCCATCTGAAGCAGCACCTCAGTCTGCCACATGGATGGGACCACCCTGCAGCTTAGGGCGGTGGGGGTGGCTTGTCACACTCACCAGAAGGGCAAGTGCACCTTGCTATGGTGAGCAGATTTAGGAATGGTTGAGAATCctgcacaaattaaatgcatggCCTTGGCCACAACTGTTCCGTGGTGGATTTTctatttattcatgtatgtatttattaaatttgtccaGTATTTTAGTTCCATACATCCCAGGAACTAGCTTTTATTACGttttttattcaaaatatttattcatGCCCCTTCATCAAAAGAAGATTACAGGGTGCTGTACAGATGTGCAAATAAAGCTTAacataacaaaaatacaattaaaaaaataaacataacatagtACAAcaggcaaaattaaaattaaataaataaaatcaccgGATCGTTTTAATTAATCCTAAGAAAATGGCCAAAGTCCAAAGAGCTGTTCATCTAGCCAAAAGGGACTTCGTTTGTTTTTAACGGCTGTTCCTGCATGACAGATGGCAGACTGCTTTCAGCtgcccagtggggggggggaaattagacATTACAACGGTCACAAACAAGCCTTTGGGCAAGCATACAGTAGGCGTTTGGATCCTGACCATTGCCTCTAGGATTAGAGTGTTTTTCTAAAATAATTTGTCGGTAAAATGATAGTAGGCtttattttgtgatttaaaataaatgtttcccaGATTATCCTGTATAAACGGGCAATTTCTCTAAATATTATGTTCGATGTATTGCTGTTTAACATTTGTTTTGCAAGCTTCCCAGAGATTTCTAGCAAAGGAGAAATGGGTACACgatgtcaaaaaataaaatagaattgcATCAGAAATACTATCATTAACACCCACTTGTCAGAGCCAAGTTGACATGTCAGAGGGCAAATTAAGAGGACATTATTTATGTGAGCAGATACTAACCTATCTTCCTTGTTTATCTGGTCACCAAATCCAACGGTATTGACAATGGTCAGCTTCAGTCGAACATTGCTTTCTTGGAGTTCGTATGTCTCAGCTTTAAGTCTTACATTTGGCTGAAAGTGTGTTGACACACGGTCATCAAAACTGGTATTAAACAAACTATCAGTCAAAGTTGATTTCCCAATTCCTGTCTCACCTAAAATTGAAGACAGGTAAACATGTACTTATATGAAACAAACTAGAGAAATTTCACTGCAACATAAAGAAGTTtctcatatggggggggggaatgaaaaaagTTATTTGTTCTAGTTTAATGCAGGGTTTATTCAGAGAAAACACAATCTTTCTGCATTTCTTTGTAGCTGTATCTGATCACTTTGTCATTTCCCATAAAGGCACACACAGTATTATACCCTCTGCTCCCTCTCATCCATATTTGTATGTCCCGCTTCATCCTCAATGTTTTTTCACTCTATGGGAACAACATTCATACCACAGTGGTTTATGACAGGTTGGTAGCTTCTCTGAGAACAAAACTCCTACTCAGTAACTCAACTCAGCCTATAGCCTTTTTTGTTCTCTCTACACCTTATAATCTTTCAAAAGAGACTATCGTGAGAATACAAGGCTGTTGGCTATTTCTTGTTCCCGGAAAATTTGGGGGTGGGATGAGGCTTGGATTAACATTAGTCTGTGGCCAAGTCATAGTACTCATGCCACAG of the Lacerta agilis isolate rLacAgi1 chromosome 4, rLacAgi1.pri, whole genome shotgun sequence genome contains:
- the SEPTIN10 gene encoding septin-10 translates to MASSDLARQMRYQSDIGMRAPSNQPVNNQDARRQGCRPLSLSGHVGFDSLPDQLVNKSTHQGFCFNILCIGETGIGKSTLTDSLFNTSFDDRVSTHFQPNVRLKAETYELQESNVRLKLTIVNTVGFGDQINKEDSYQPIVDYIDAQFESYLQEELKIKRSLYNYHDTRIHVCLYFISPTGHSLKSLDLLTMKNLDSKVNIIPLIAKADTISKSELQKFKIKIMSELVSNGVQIYQFPTDDESIAKINASMNGHLPFAVVGSTEEVKIGNKIVKARQYPWGIVQVENENHCDFVKLREMLICTNMEDLREQTHMRHYELYRRCKLEEMGFRDTDQENKPVSLQETYEAKRHEFLGELQQKEEEMRQMFVQRVKEKEALLKEAERELQVKFEHLKRLHQEERMKVEEKRKLLEDEMSAFSKRKAASDILQGRALPPTPTVGLKKDKDRKNSGFM